In Embleya scabrispora, the DNA window AGCGACCACGCGCCCGCCGAGCCGGTCCCCGAACCCGCCCGAGACGCCCGCCTCCCAGTCCCCGGGAGCGGGCACCTGACGGGGGCCTGTCCGGCGGATCGCGCCGGCGCCGGGCGTCAGCCCGCCAACCCGTCCAGGTCGGCGCCGGCCCAGCGGGCCCCGATCCCGGTCACCCGGATCGTGCGCACCTCGTCGCCGGCGAAGTCGCCCGCGCTCGCCGCGAGCGGGTCGGCCTCGGCGTGGTCACGGTCGATGGCCACCTCCAGGCGGTCCTCGGTCAGGTCCTCGACCATGCCCTCGCCCCACTCCACGACGGTCACCGACTCGTCGAGCGAGGCGTCGAGGTCGAGGCCGTCGATCTCCGCGGTGACGTCGGCGGAGCCGCCGAGTCGATAGGCGTCGACGTGCACCAGGGCCGGGCCGCCGACCTCGGACGGATGTACGCGGGCGATCACGAACGTCGGCGAGGTCACCGCGCCGCGC includes these proteins:
- the tsaE gene encoding tRNA (adenosine(37)-N6)-threonylcarbamoyltransferase complex ATPase subunit type 1 TsaE; the encoded protein is MTVTVAGGADTRALGARLAKVLRAGDLLVLSGGLGAGKTTLTQGIGTGLGVRGAVTSPTFVIARVHPSEVGGPALVHVDAYRLGGSADVTAEIDGLDLDASLDESVTVVEWGEGMVEDLTEDRLEVAIDRDHAEADPLAASAGDFAGDEVRTIRVTGIGARWAGADLDGLAG